The Brassica napus cultivar Da-Ae chromosome C1, Da-Ae, whole genome shotgun sequence DNA segment CAAAATTTGAGCTTTATGGTTTATGCTTTGGTTTTCTCGGTGTGCAGGAAGTCGTAACCGGTATTTGGAGGTTGGCGGTTTGACTTGTTTCACCAGTATTTATGAGGGTTTAGTCAGCTGGTCCGGTTTAAGGTTTTAGAATTGTAAACCGAAAAGCGTAACACGAGACGGTGAATTGAATCGAGAGCCGCGCCTTATCCGATCAGAGTTACTGTCTCACTAACTCTCCTTACCGCTCGAGGAAGATGTCTTGCTTGGTCTCATCAACTTTCTCACTCGTCCCCTTCGACACGAGTCAGTCTCGGCCCACTCGAGATTGATGTCTGGATTGATGTCTCACAATCTATTGATGCTTGAGAGTGAATCTCTTCAAAGCTTGTTTCTTTATCTCCTGGGTATTTTAAAGATCCAGTTTTTAATGCATTGTTTAGGAGTCTTTTTGTGCAACCTGCATGGACTCAAAGATCACGTGGCAAAGCAGCGAAAAGAGGCCCAACAGGAAGTCATAGAAGCAAAGAAAGACATATGTACATGAGGCCTTTCTTGCTCAATGTCTTCTTATCCAGGAAGTTCATCCACGCCAAAGTGAACAAGAAAAGTCATGTCCGTTGCCACCACAAACGCAAGAGATATATCAGGACAAACATACCGTCTCCTGCGTGCAGATTGGTCGGTAAGCTCATAGCTGAGCGTTCGATGGAAGCAGACGTGTATGCTGCTGTGTCTTGTGAGCCAAGAAAGGGTGAAAGAATTGAAGGGAACCTAGGGATTGTTATCGATACCATTAAGGAACATGGCATTGTTTTTTGTTCCTTGATTCTCTCTTACAATACATTTTGTGTTACCAAAAAAAGGTCTGTGTTTTGTTTCCTTGCCTGTGCAGCTGAGGAGAAACACAACCTCTGTGGAAGAGAATTGTTCAAGAacacttatatttttttcttgtcacaAGACCACCCTCTGTGGAAGAGAATTGTTCAAGAacacttatatttttttcttgtcacaAGACCACACAATCAAAATATTATGCAATAATAACTTTCTTATTTATAACTTGTAAGTCGACCACATTACTTTTTTTGCATACAATTTAATGGGCACAAGCTTGTACATGTTGATACATGTTGCTTCACATCGACTCCCATATTGCAAATATTTGCAAGTGCTCCTGCATACTTCATACCGTATTCCATCTTTGCTCCACACTGATTCTTGAAAATCTTAACCTGCCATGTTTTATTCGATATATACTTGGTTTAATGGTTGTTACGTGTAATATAAGTAACACGATTTGAGTTGTGTTTGTTACCAGAGTCTTGAAGCAGTCCCAATCATCTACAAGAGGTTGTCCTGTTGTTCTTGTGGAAGTCAAGAGATCTAACACATTGGATTGGTTAAGTGAAAGCCTCAGAATCTCTATAATGTTCTGATCGATTTGTTTCCTATGATTCATTTCGTCAATCAGATTCTTCTGAGCTTCTTGTCTTTCAGGTGACCCCACAGGAGCGTTTTGAATCTGAGACATAAACAAGTAAgacatcaaacaaacaaaaaagacacATCATTTGTTAATTTTGCAATCTTGATTAATGATCAGGACTTCACCTTCTTCCGGAGATATAACAGAGGTATCTCACGTGTATTGACCAAGCTTAGGTTAGAGATTTGTGAGGCGGTCAATGCAGCTAGACtgaagtttttgttttcaggATTGGTGCCAATGTAAGAGACGAGATAGTCATTAAGAAGCTCCTCTGATCCAAAACGGCAGACATGAGAAGATCTTGTTCTTCTCTTTACAACTTGGTATTGCTGCTTCAAAGTCTCTTTTCTCATGTCATGAAGTTCGCTGCCCCCAAAATCAAAAACAGAGAACCATTTAGGAAAAAGTGATTCTTAACGTCTTGAAGAACAATCAAATCATAAAGATTttgtttcttaaaattttacctGTCCTCAAGCCAAGAGACACTAAATTCGTCGCCGAGACAAAGACCATTATACTCAGGAGGAGAAGGAGGATATGTATAACCACAGTAGATACCAGAGCAGCTCTCTTCTGCACTAGAAGCAGTCACTGCGTATATATTGAGATTTGTCTTTAACAGCCCTTCAAACATGCTTCCAGATTCACAAGCTTCAATATATATCACCTAACATAACACACTTCAACAATTCAAGAACAGAACTGCATATAGAAAAATACTAGAAAGATGATAATGAAATGACTTGAGTTATTAATGCATACCATCTTCTTGTATCTTTTTAGCAAGTGCATCCTCTCCAAGACTTTGATGAAATCTTCTGCATAGAGTGCTTCACCAGTGGGCATCGCTGAGAATAATAACATCAAGAAACCATGGATTAGTATATCACAAGAAACATCTTTATCATAGATATGAAATGATGGTAAAATACGTACACATAAACCCTGTAGCTCCATGGTCAGCATAGTAGATGAATATATTGTCATTCGGACCACTTTTCACAACTTTTCCACTTCCTCCTGTGACGCCACTCTCGTTTCCAAGTATCACATTTAAAAAGTTCTCTGCATTCACAGCTTCTCCCGTGTAGTCCTGCTCAACCAAAAACATCAACAACATCTAAGTATGTGGCTTCATTTATAAGCATATACAAATGCACAAAAGAACTTATAAGAACCTTAGGAACTCCTTGATAAACATCCTCTCCCCCGGGTCTGTTAATGATTACTCCACGCTTGGGATTCTTAGGATTTAAGGCAATATCGTCAAACATAAACACTATTATGTTTTCATCTTTTAGACCTCCTTTACGCAGTATTTGATACGCATGGCATATGTCAGCCTGTTAAATCAAAACAACAGTAGATAATTAGTTCATAGAAATCTCCTAGCTAAGACCACTTCTTATCTTATTATGTTAACGactttttataaaagaaaaaaaaatgcaaaacctGATGCCTATAGTTTTCATATTCTTTAGAACCAGCCACTAGAACCGCCCATCGTTGTCCTTCTGCACCATCGTCACTAGATTCAGTATCATGTTCGGTTTTGCGAGATTGTGCTGAGATAAGAAGCAAagcataaagaaaaagaaaaatttgaaaGTGGCCAAGAAAAGACATTGTCAGAACTGTGTTTTTCTCTCTGTAAATGTTCTTGAATTCCGTATATCTCGTTTATATAGACGATTCCATTGGTCAAAACACTTGTTTGCGTATTAGAGTTTGAGTATGTGAACGTAAAAAGTAACGCATGACGTTGACACGTACGCTTAAGCACTTAGCATGATATTGAAATAATTGCCTTGAAATGTTAATAATTTGCTTTTGTTTGctagcttgttttttttttccttgttacCGCGTGGAtataaattagggttttttttgcagaattgacctataacttaaagtcaaacacaaaattaacctccgtttttttgaaaattggttttgtcctattcaccccacaagttcatataatttacgaaaatgccatcaattttttttttcttttttttttcgaaaatgacatttttactctctcaccctcatcatcttcaagtaattacaagattgccattgtcatcaataccacaaccaccatgaacaaccaatttgaagctcttaatgctcctaaaatcgatttacccttcttctttttccattcttgtgaactaaacacaacatatc contains these protein-coding regions:
- the LOC125580248 gene encoding vacuolar-processing enzyme delta-isozyme-like — translated: MSFLGHFQIFLFLYALLLISAQSRKTEHDTESSDDGAEGQRWAVLVAGSKEYENYRHQADICHAYQILRKGGLKDENIIVFMFDDIALNPKNPKRGVIINRPGGEDVYQGVPKDYTGEAVNAENFLNVILGNESGVTGGSGKVVKSGPNDNIFIYYADHGATGFMSMPTGEALYAEDFIKVLERMHLLKRYKKMVIYIEACESGSMFEGLLKTNLNIYAVTASSAEESCSGIYCGYTYPPSPPEYNGLCLGDEFSVSWLEDSELHDMRKETLKQQYQVVKRRTRSSHVCRFGSEELLNDYLVSYIGTNPENKNFSLAALTASQISNLSLVNTREIPLLYLRKKIQNAPVGSPERQEAQKNLIDEMNHRKQIDQNIIEILRLSLNQSNVLDLLTSTRTTGQPLVDDWDCFKTLVKIFKNQCGAKMEYGMKYAGALANICNMGVDVKQHVSTCTSLCPLNCMQKK